Proteins from a single region of Streptomyces vinaceus:
- a CDS encoding ATP-dependent DNA helicase has protein sequence MTKPSLPDLLHAAVSAVGGTERPGQVAMAEAVAEAIDDNTHRLIQAGTGTGKSLGYLVPALAHGERVVVATATLALQRQLVERDLPRTVDALHPQLRRRPQFAMLKGRSNYLCLHRLHEGAPQDEEEGLFDQFEAAAPTSKLGQDLLRLRDWADETETGDRDDLTPGVSDKAWSQISVSSRECLGATKCAYGAECFAEAARERAKLADVVVTNHALLAIDAIEGAPVLPQHEVLIVDEAHELVSRVTGVATGELTPGQVNRAVKRAAKLVDEKTADSLQTASESFERVMELALPGRLEEVPEDLGYALAALRDAARNVISAMGATRDKSVHDEDAVRKQALAAVEGVHAVAERILLGSEYDVVWYERHDRFGASLRVAPLSVSGLLREKLFEDRSVVLTSATLKLGGDFNGVAASLGLSAEGVEGEDAPVWKGLDVGSPFDYPKQGILYVAKHLATPGREGTRGDMMDELAELIEAAGGRTLGLFSSMRGAKAAAEELRGRLDNPILLQGEETLGELIKAFAADPKTCLFGTLSLWQGVDVPGPSCQLVIMDRIPFPRPDDPLMSARQKSVEQHGGNGFMAVAATHAALLMAQGAGRLVRASGDRGVVAVLDPRLATARYGSFLRATLPDFWYTTDRNQVRRSLAAIDAAAQADGK, from the coding sequence ATGACGAAGCCCTCTCTCCCCGACCTGCTGCACGCCGCCGTCTCCGCCGTCGGCGGCACGGAGCGGCCCGGCCAGGTGGCCATGGCCGAAGCCGTCGCCGAAGCGATCGACGACAACACGCACCGGCTGATCCAGGCCGGCACGGGCACCGGAAAGTCCCTCGGCTACCTGGTACCGGCCCTCGCGCACGGCGAGCGCGTGGTGGTGGCCACGGCCACCCTCGCCCTCCAGCGGCAGCTGGTCGAGCGCGATCTGCCCCGGACGGTGGACGCGCTGCATCCGCAGCTGCGCCGCCGCCCTCAGTTCGCCATGCTCAAGGGCCGGTCCAACTACCTGTGCCTGCACCGGCTGCACGAGGGCGCCCCGCAGGACGAGGAGGAAGGCCTCTTCGACCAGTTCGAGGCGGCCGCCCCGACCAGCAAGCTCGGCCAGGACCTGCTGCGCCTGCGGGACTGGGCGGACGAGACCGAGACCGGCGACCGCGACGACCTCACCCCCGGCGTCTCGGACAAGGCCTGGTCGCAGATTTCCGTCTCCTCCCGGGAGTGTCTGGGCGCGACGAAGTGCGCGTACGGAGCGGAGTGCTTCGCCGAGGCCGCCCGCGAGCGGGCCAAGCTGGCCGACGTGGTCGTCACCAACCACGCGCTGCTCGCCATCGACGCCATCGAAGGCGCCCCGGTGCTGCCGCAGCACGAGGTGCTGATCGTGGACGAGGCGCACGAGCTGGTCTCCCGGGTGACCGGGGTCGCCACCGGCGAGCTCACCCCCGGCCAGGTCAACCGGGCCGTGAAGCGCGCCGCCAAGCTGGTCGACGAGAAGACCGCGGACTCGCTCCAGACCGCGTCCGAATCGTTCGAGCGGGTCATGGAGCTGGCGCTCCCCGGCCGGCTGGAGGAGGTTCCCGAGGACCTCGGGTACGCGCTGGCGGCCCTGCGGGACGCGGCGCGCAACGTCATCTCGGCGATGGGCGCGACCCGCGACAAGTCGGTCCACGACGAGGACGCCGTCCGCAAGCAGGCACTGGCCGCGGTGGAGGGCGTCCACGCGGTGGCCGAGCGGATCCTGCTCGGCTCCGAGTACGACGTCGTCTGGTACGAGCGACACGACCGCTTCGGGGCCAGCCTGCGCGTCGCCCCGCTGTCGGTGTCCGGGCTGCTGCGCGAGAAGCTGTTCGAGGACCGCTCGGTGGTCCTCACCTCGGCGACCCTCAAGCTGGGCGGCGATTTCAACGGGGTCGCGGCCTCGCTGGGCCTGTCCGCGGAAGGGGTCGAGGGGGAGGACGCCCCGGTCTGGAAGGGCCTGGACGTAGGCTCGCCGTTCGACTATCCCAAGCAGGGCATCCTCTACGTCGCGAAGCACCTGGCCACGCCCGGCCGCGAGGGCACGCGCGGCGACATGATGGACGAGCTCGCCGAGCTGATCGAGGCGGCCGGCGGCCGCACGCTCGGCCTGTTCTCCTCCATGCGGGGTGCGAAGGCCGCGGCCGAGGAGCTGCGCGGCAGGCTGGACAACCCGATCCTGCTCCAGGGCGAGGAGACCCTGGGCGAGCTGATCAAGGCGTTCGCGGCGGACCCGAAGACGTGTCTGTTCGGGACGCTGTCGCTCTGGCAGGGCGTGGACGTGCCCGGTCCCAGCTGCCAGCTCGTGATCATGGACCGCATCCCGTTCCCGCGGCCGGACGATCCGCTGATGAGCGCCCGGCAGAAGTCGGTCGAGCAGCACGGGGGCAACGGCTTCATGGCCGTCGCCGCCACACATGCGGCGCTGCTGATGGCCCAGGGTGCGGGCCGGCTCGTACGGGCCTCCGGCGACCGGGGCGTCGTCGCGGTCCTGGACCCCCGGCTGGCCACGGCCCGGTACGGGAGTTTCCTGCGGGCCACGCTGCCGGACTTCTGGTACACCACGGACCGCAACCAGGTGCGCCGCTCACTGGCCGCCATCGACGCCGCAGCTCAGGCTGACGGGAAGTAG
- the lexA gene encoding transcriptional repressor LexA encodes MTTTADSATITAQNRSQSRLEPVHPMNDASLNPEAEPTRAARSLPGRPPGIRADSSGLTDRQRRVIEVIRDSVQRRGYPPSMREIGQAVGLSSTSSVAHQLMALERKGFLRRDPHRPRAYEVRGSDQPSSQPTDTTGKPAASYVPLVGRIAAGGPILAEESVEDVFPLPRQLVGDGELFVLKVVGDSMIEAAICDGDWVTVRRQPVAENGDIVAAMLDGEATVKRFKREDGHVWLLPHNAAYQPIPGDEATILGKVVAVLRRV; translated from the coding sequence GTGACCACCACCGCAGACAGTGCCACCATCACTGCCCAGAACCGCTCCCAGAGCCGACTCGAGCCGGTGCATCCCATGAACGACGCAAGTCTGAACCCGGAGGCGGAGCCCACGCGCGCCGCACGCTCGCTGCCAGGGCGGCCTCCAGGCATCCGCGCCGACAGCTCCGGGCTCACGGACCGGCAGCGAAGGGTCATCGAGGTCATCCGCGACTCGGTGCAGCGCCGCGGCTACCCGCCGTCGATGCGGGAGATCGGCCAGGCGGTCGGCCTGTCCAGCACCTCGTCGGTGGCCCACCAGCTGATGGCCCTGGAGCGTAAGGGCTTCCTGCGCCGGGACCCGCACCGCCCCCGGGCGTACGAGGTCCGCGGCTCCGACCAGCCCAGCTCGCAGCCCACGGACACCACCGGCAAGCCCGCCGCCTCGTACGTCCCGCTGGTCGGCCGGATCGCGGCCGGCGGCCCGATCCTCGCCGAGGAGTCGGTGGAGGACGTGTTCCCGCTCCCCCGCCAGCTCGTGGGCGACGGTGAGCTCTTCGTGCTGAAGGTCGTCGGCGACTCGATGATCGAAGCGGCCATCTGTGACGGCGACTGGGTCACGGTCCGTCGCCAGCCGGTCGCGGAGAACGGCGACATCGTGGCCGCGATGCTCGACGGCGAGGCCACGGTCAAGCGCTTCAAGCGCGAGGACGGGCACGTCTGGCTGCTCCCGCACAACGCCGCCTACCAGCCGATCCCCGGTGACGAGGCGACCATCCTCGGCAAGGTCGTCGCGGTATTGCGCCGGGTCTGA
- the nrdR gene encoding transcriptional regulator NrdR, which produces MHCPFCRHPDSRVVDSRTTDDGTSIRRRRQCPDCSRRFTTVETASLMVIKRSGVTEPFSRTKVISGVRKACQGRPVTEDALAKLGQRVEEALRATGSAELTTHDVGLAILGPLQELDLVAYLRFASVYKAFDTLEDFETAIAELRVPRPHPQECEPGRTAGVPVPASAAD; this is translated from the coding sequence ATGCACTGCCCCTTCTGCAGGCACCCCGACAGCCGCGTCGTCGACAGCCGCACCACGGACGACGGCACGTCGATCCGTCGGCGCCGTCAGTGCCCCGACTGCTCCCGTCGCTTCACGACGGTGGAGACGGCCTCGCTGATGGTGATCAAGCGCAGCGGGGTGACCGAACCCTTCAGCCGTACCAAGGTCATCTCCGGCGTGCGCAAGGCGTGCCAGGGACGGCCGGTGACCGAGGACGCCCTCGCCAAGCTCGGCCAGCGGGTCGAGGAGGCGCTGCGCGCCACCGGGAGCGCCGAGCTGACCACCCATGACGTGGGTCTGGCCATACTCGGCCCGTTGCAGGAGCTCGACCTGGTCGCGTACCTGCGGTTCGCGTCCGTTTACAAGGCGTTCGACACCCTCGAAGACTTCGAGACCGCCATCGCGGAACTCCGCGTGCCGCGGCCTCACCCCCAAGAGTGCGAGCCCGGCCGGACCGCTGGGGTCCCCGTGCCCGCCTCCGCCGCCGACTGA